TCTCCAGGAACTGGGACTCCTCCGGGCTCACCTGGATCGCCTCGTAAGTGACACCCAACCCGAGCACCACCGGCTCACGACCAGACACCGCAGCCCTAAACCGCTCCTTGATCGTCGCCGCCTGATCCTGGGTTACCGGCTGGTCTGTCGACAGCACCGCCGAAGGGTGAGCGCCATCGCTGAACCACCGGCGACCGAACTCGCCAGCCGACAACCCCAAGCCCGTCATCGACGCCGCGTACTGCAGCGGGGACAACCCGATAGGCGACCCCGGAACAGTGAACGCAGGCCAATGCACCAAGTCATCACCGACCGGACGGCCATCAAGCAACCACTGCACCGACCCGACACCAACCGGCCGAGCCGACATCCTCGACGGAGACAAGATCTCCATCTGCACCGGATACCCCAGCCGGTCACGAGCCGCCACCAGACCGAACACGTTCCCGGCCGTCAACCACGACATCAGCACCTGACGACGCCACCCGATCGCATGCATGTGCAACCACGGAGCCGACAGCAGCGGGGACGGCCGCTCAACCTCCACCGGCACACCAGCCGCCCGGCGGTACTGCTTCACCGGCAACGCCGACAACCGAGAGATCAGATCCATACACGACCACACCGCACCCAACCGGAGCGCCTGGTCCACATCCGACACGGCACCATGACCGCCACCAGACCGACGGACACGCTCAGCCGCCAGCACCTCAGCCAGCGACCCGACAGAACGACGCTCAGGGCGGAACAAGCTCATGCCCGCACCTCAACCGCGGCGACCAAAGCCACCCCGGCCACCACCAAAGCCAACGGCACCGACCACATCGACACACCGACCACCACAAGGGCGAGACCGAACAACTCGAGCAACACGTGCACCATCGGCTCCTCTCCCCTCAGTAGACGCTCATCGACACATCAACAGCAGGCATCGACACAGCAGCGTGATGGGCCAACACCACAGCCACCAGCGGCGACATGTCATGGTCCCCACGACGATCAATCAGCAGGGCATCCCCCGCCTTGCGCTTCTCCGCCCACGACACCGCCGACGACAACTCCGGCCGGTCACGGTGCACCACTTCCTCATCCACCACCGCATCAAAGAACCCCGCCGTAGCCAGCTTCAGGGCGGCAAACGCGACCCGCGTCACCGTGACTCCAGCAGCCTCCAGATCACCGATCAGCGCGGCCGCTGGACCCGCCTCATCAATCACCACCCGGCGCACTGCCCCATCGGCCACCAATGCGGCCACCTCGGCCACGACCCAGCCGGTGCCGGCGCCAGTCGCCACCACATCGACCCCGATACCACCCTCACGGCACTCGCCAGCCACCGCCACAGACGACGATGACCGATCCGGCCGCACCTCCACCGCAAGATCCACATCACCGGCCAGCCACCCCGGCCGCCCAGCACGACGCCCCGACTCCCCGCTGCGACATGCCGACCAATCAGCCTCAGCGATCACAGACCACTGAGGGCCCAACCCGTTGTCAGGGTCAGGGAAGATCCCGAGCCGCTCACGAGCAAACTCGGCATCGGTCAGATTCGACCGCTCCACCGTCCCAATGAACTCCTCAGTGATCAGCGACCCGAGCGACGGGTTCCCCTCCAACCACGCTCCACGATCATCTAGCGCCCCAGCAACAGCATCGGCGTCAGAAGCATCGACATCGACGGACCACTCGGCGTAAGTGATCTCACCCGCACGACCACGGGCGATGATCTTCCGCAAAGCATTCGACTCGGCCACCTCCAACGGGGCCGAGCTCGTCCACCACAGCTGCGGATCAGGACGGGCCGACATCGTTGGCAGCAGGGAACCGAGATCGTTGATGTAGTAGGCCTCGTCCAGGACCACCCGGTCCCCCGAGAAGCCACGACCACCACCCTTCGAGCGGGCCTTGAACTGGAGCCTCTTTCCGCTGCGAAGCTCGATCCGCTCCTTGCCGTTGCTGTCGTAAATCCCCTT
The genomic region above belongs to Microthrixaceae bacterium and contains:
- a CDS encoding phage portal protein; this encodes MSLFRPERRSVGSLAEVLAAERVRRSGGGHGAVSDVDQALRLGAVWSCMDLISRLSALPVKQYRRAAGVPVEVERPSPLLSAPWLHMHAIGWRRQVLMSWLTAGNVFGLVAARDRLGYPVQMEILSPSRMSARPVGVGSVQWLLDGRPVGDDLVHWPAFTVPGSPIGLSPLQYAASMTGLGLSAGEFGRRWFSDGAHPSAVLSTDQPVTQDQAATIKERFRAAVSGREPVVLGLGVTYEAIQVSPEESQFLETIKANKADIAGFFLVPPEMIGGESGNSQTYANVEQRSLNYLTYNAGWWVTLMEEFVSSMVPPSEYVKVNTGALVKVDLKTQAEVEALRIRGGWGRRMRLASMRIVHRCLAVSVPRRWR